In Cicer arietinum cultivar CDC Frontier isolate Library 1 chromosome 7, Cicar.CDCFrontier_v2.0, whole genome shotgun sequence, the genomic window ATTTTGAAACTTAAagaattatatgtattttttttacctaTAATTTATCATGCATGacactttcaaaattttcaaattttcttgATAACAAATTTTCCATGACTAATTCTTAACGTGGGACATATTGAACTGGTGCTTGGAGTTGCAGAATGTAAAGGAAATCAAAATTCATGTGAAATCAAATTACACATTATACCGCTGTTAGTGCCTCAAAATCTTAAGCAAAGTAacttcattgaatgacaaataaattaaagatataATTTGACAAATTTAACTCAATTATAGAACTTGATACTTCTCCACGACATTATTGAGTTGCAATCAGTGAGTATTTGGATTGcacaaaaaaattactttagGAAAAACTATAGAGAGGTAGGTAGATGGATGGATATCTTATTATGTTCTTTTTACTATTTTTCAGGTAATCATCTCAATGGATAAACAcatcaacaaataaatattattaaaggaCCGACTTACTTCTACTATATTGCATATCAGGGAATTCATTTGAGTCAAATATGTACTTTCAAATATGACATCGTAAAACAAGGACGAACAATGGCTCAAATAAAGTTTACAAATACTGCCGAAGTTTACAAATACTACAAATATTgctataattttagttttaaatattttacatctTTCCTTCACCTACATATATATCATgcttttttttaacttaactaaaaaattatatttgctattaagttatgttttaattttgttattttaatttaagtttcataTTAATTCAACATATATTAGTAAAAGAATCAATATTcaaactataaaattatttcaacattataaaataaaaaatttatttatattcccACAACGCGAATGTCACCATCtagtttaaattaaaacaagaaaaaagcCGTACATGGATAACTTTGGATTGAAAAGTATCCAAAACCACTCATTTTCAATtaatgaagaagaagagaacactaaaaaaaaaactaaaatttatccctctaaaaataattagagCCGACATATTATTTTgagcaatttttttaaaatagaagtgATATGATagcaactttttaaaaaaaatatatataacataattgtAAAACAATATATCACAATACATTTATATCTATTATGATATATTGAGCAATTTacatgaaataatatttttattttatttactataagtaaataatttatacattacaattttttatttaaaaattatcaattttcttttggtgtaatatatatacacataaagTGGAATTTTATTGACTTCAAAAGTAactctttaattaattactcttttaataattcaatataaatgTGGATAAATATTTGACAAGTAAATACATATGAAAAAATTACACTAACAATATTTTAGACATTGTAAATAACTAAATAGGTTGATATTGAATTTGAGCTTTAGTCTCTCTTTAGTAAAATTAAGTTACAAACTAGTTGATAGTTGAAAAGCTGTCTGATAGTTGATAACTGATAACTTATGACTTATAGctgaaaaacaaattaattgaaattaaaatatttgttaaatttagcttttaacaatataaaatgacataaaaggatataactatttaatttaaaataataataatgtgatctttttatttaatttctctCGGGTATTGTTTAAttccatctttttttatatCAACTTTTCTACTTTAcctttttttctattatatcatttaattttttttattacaatacaaacataaatttaaatagttctttaaaaatttaacaagCTCTATGTGTATAAATAGTAGTCATAAAAACAATGCAATTCATTTATTGTTTAccatttgatataaaaaatgaatttaactttaTCACACTGATAAATTAGAAcatgaagaaataataataaatatgacaatGCATACCTTAATTAATTTCTTGTAAGGTgaataacataaatttttttatatatagttattttggCAAGGAATTAAAGGAACTGAGTACTCTGTTCACCTAGAAAAAAATATACCTGAATATGTGAATGAGTGGCTGAGAGAGTAGGGAGTGAGTGTTGtaattattttgtattacataaaaaaataataaaaataaaataataagattatAAATGGAAGAAAACCTAAGAAGTTATACTCAATAAATTCAAATGCTATTTAAAATAACATCtcaaaataaactataaattggTGAGAAAAGTTTATTTAccaaacacatttattttaattcaacaaacttataaattagtttaataaattataaaccagtttatttattttaatagtttatgttttaagtgcacataataatataatgataaaaaatactaaaaaaaaaaaatagatacaaAGTAACTTTAGCCATCGATATCTTTCGGGTGTCATATAAATTCCctttataagtttatttgaaatgattcaaacactaaatataaatacttaattTATTGGAAATTCGAATATAAATTCATTACGTGTTAGTCAAAATTCCCTcgtaaaaaaatgaatatgtgTTTCCACACATTACAAAttgtactttttattttatattaatttgtaatttgtaccgattaaaaataatagttatccTGGGTTCTGAGTAAAAAAGTAATATACTAGTTTTTAAAGTTTTACACCAAATTGGCCGatcttaaaaataaagaaaaattaaccCTATATCTCATATTTGTATCTATatctcataaattttttaaaatgcaaaatatactcttgattttttttttactattttatctatTCAAATTAAGAtttattggaattttttttttaaatttttcagaattttttttttttaaataactttgtaagacccttaattttaaattctaatttatgtattttggagaattttgtgttgaatttctgaggctttttagccaattttatggtattttgtttgttaaatgccaaaaatatctttttagatacccgattaaaattattcgtcgatgaataattttatttaattacggtgaatcttttgccgaagaaaaaaatttctgagatgcagcatttttcagaaaaattcatctgcccATTGAATTAcggcgagagtagatatttttctgaaaaaaaagtGGTTTATGATGTGATGTGAGGTGACACacgtaatgatgatttttataaaaatatctagatatttatttagatatttattattattataatatatatatatatatgataaagaAAGCAAGGAAACGGACACCGAGAAACAGAAAGAAAACCgtgaatcttcttctccttctttcctttgttttccaaaaacaaaactaaaaccaTAAAATACAAACCCCCATTTATttactagatctaagcttccattcgagaagtgacagaagaaGAAGTTGCTCATTGCCACGCTCCGGTGTtagtgagctagttttcgaTGCGACGTCACGAACTTAAATTTTACAGGAAataattacggtaccgtaatcgcgcgttagagctatcgttaaggtaagggctccttccaaacttttagtttgcatttaggacattatttgtgattttgtggaaaagaaatttgatgtatttgatgtgtgaatttgttgaaaatgaatttaattcatttatgtggGAATTAGTGGAATTTGTTTTTGGTGTgttttgaggtgtggtttgtggtgatccatatttggtttgatttatatgttcataattattattatgaatttttgagatgtgatttaggtgtggattttgtggatattgaattaattaaatttgatgagtttgagttacgtaatgagttattttcaaataaatgagtttgatctgaaattgaaattctacaaaaaaaattagcgttgttaaagttgtaaaaaagttcaaattttaactaagttaaagagtttgagcaaaaagatagattgaaattaaaaatggttaaagtttaaaatgttactcttggaccgagtttaaaaagaaaaaaaaaagtttagagtattttattaactcaaaaatttcggtgctttaatagtcgagtgtgtgtatgtgaaatttggacaatatttgtttaattttgttttaagtaaataatatagattatttgtttttaaaagtttgatgtgtgagaaagatttaattttaagaattttgttgtgtgtgaattaattttattgtgaacaaattgttataaatatttatgtttatgtagttagctccttgagtctcgaaaatgaatcgagaccgttggcaccgagttagcggtggggagaactctgatatattaatgttgttgtggtgatttatggttgaaaattttggagattgaatatgggtgactaatgtttggaaattttggtgagtcatgtttggtgaaattgatgtgttcataattaatattatgaatttttgagaNNNNNNNNNNNNNNNNNNNNNNNNNNNNNNNNNNNNNNNNNNNNNNNNNNNNNNNNNNNNNNNNNNNNNNNNNNNNNNNNNNNNNNNNNNNNNNNNNNNNNNNNNNNNNNNNNNNNNNNNNNNNNNNNNNNNNNNNNNNNNNNNNNNNNNNNNNNNNNNNNNNNNNNNNNNNNNNNNNNNNNNNNNNNNNNNNNNNNNNNNNNNNNNNNNNNNNNNNNNNNNNNNNNNNNNNNNNNNNNNNNNNNNNNNNNNNNNNNNNNNNNNNNNNNNNNNNNNNNNNNNNNNNNNNNNNNNNNNNNNNNNNNNNNNNNNNNNNNNNNNNNNNNNNNNNNNNNNNNNNNNNNNNNNNNNNNNNNNNNNNNNNNNNNNNNNNNNNNNNNNNNNNNNNNNNNNNNNNNNNNNNNNNNNNNNNNNNNNNNNNNNNNNNNNNNNNNNNNNNNNNNNNNNNNNNNNNNNNNNNNNNNNNNNNNNNNNNNNNNNNNNNNNNNNNNNNNNNNNNNNNNNNNNNNNNNNNNNNNNNNNNNNNNNNNNNNNNNNNNNNNNNNNNNNNNNNNNNNNNNNNNNNNNNNNNNNNNNNNNNNNNNNNNNNNNNNNNNNNNNNNNNNNNNNNNNNNNNNNNNNNNNNNNNNNNNNNNNNNNNNNNNNNNNNNNNNNNNNNNNNNNNNNNNNNNNNNNNNNNNNNNNNNNNNNNNNNNNNNNNNNNNNNNNNNNNNNNNNNNNNNNNNNNNNNNNNNNNNNNNNNNNNNNNNNNNNNNNNNNNNNNNNNNNNNNNNNNNNNNNNNNNNNNNNNNttttaatatctttgtttacttaatgtttgtcgtcaaaattgttagagttaaacgagtattaaaaatggggaatcttttaatatctttgtttacttaatgattatggtgaaaagagttagagtatgctcatgcatttcatagtacatggtgaccgcgatggggccatggtgatagtggtgaccatgatgcGCCAtaggatgatgccatgtgaattgttggttcatcttatccttgcggggattgtcacgtcgtgctgatctgtgagagattgccctctagaatgtgctgatctgtgagcgattgcactctagaaaatcgtgctggTATGTGAGAGGCTGCACGTTAGTAAATTgtgttggtctgtgagcgactgcactcttgtatgtcgtgctggtctgtgagagactgcacgctagtaaatcgtgttgatccgtgagagattgcaccttggtaattagtactagtCTGTGaaaggctgtacaattatgatttgcgcccttcgaggagggttttggtttggaattctggaatcatgcattttggcatatacgcgttgcattagagtgtttggcatgcgagttatgttttgctcatgcatttcatagtacatggtgaccgcgatggggccatggtgatagtggtgaccatgatgggccacaggatgatgccatgtgaattgttggttcatcttatccttgcggggattgtcgcgtcgtgctgatatgtgagagattgcactctagaatgtgctgatctgtgagcgattgcactctagaaattcgtgctggtctgtgagagactgcacgctagtaaattgtgctggtctgtgagcgactgcactcttgtatgtcgtgctggtctgtgagagactgcacgctagtaaatcgtgctgatccgtgagagattgcaccttggtaattagtactggtctgtgagaggctgtacaattatgatttacgcccttcgaggagggtgaatttgtggagattaatttggtgttaattatgtgttcatagttgataatattaatgtttgaagtgttgattgattcagagccattttagaattgaaaatctgtcttttctcaattgtattcggctacgacaatgcagtttgtcaaaacttcatttttcaatatggtttatgcatttttggacatatgaaaacccttcgaggagtatgctaagacgaaaggttcttttgaacatttgaaaatataagaattttgttatgtgatgtttgttaatttcggttggtgacctttacaattattgtgaaaatatgggctttgccctcagataagAACCAtgatcatcctaccggttagtaccttgGAGATGGGAAAGTAGTTAGTCATACTTGACCAAagttgtgtcaggaggatcttgcggggcgcgtagAGATCACCAGGGTGGTGtagttttgtagcatgatcagattaggtggttgtataaggactagatgtctttctcttgggattgtatttatttcattttggaagattgtataTATGCTTAAACTGTCTGatgactttttcttttaatgggtccatgttccacattttgatgtgatgtggggaAAGTAgagattcttggggcagtgcttttatgcaggtgtctgccgagaatactccaagggtatgagctatgtctgatggGGCTCATAGCCCCgttgtatttttctatttaaatactttagattttgtttcaaaaactatttccgctttttgtaaatattgttgacttttgtcgttgtgttacgacttaaatattcatccaaaagtattttcttctttagttcttcatttttatgaatttgttttaaaaaaaaaaaatacactcacgctgttaaaaatcggggtgttacaaacttctttttcaaaaaatttagaaaaagtttTTCTATAATCTAACTACTCTACcggaaaatttagaaaaagtttTCTGGAATGTAACTTCTCTGCTGGAAAACTTGGAAAAAAGTTTTCGTAGTGTAACTTCTTTATCGGAAAATTTGGAAAAAGATTTCGTAACTTCTTTACCGAAAAACATGGAAATAGTTTTACGGAATACATGATGTGTAtcggaaaactttttttaagtttttcggtaaaattgaatttttttgttataaatattaagATTTATACGAGgacaaaaatatcatttctttatatttatggGATAAAGGTAAAATGTGAGGGGTACATGGTAAAATTTTCGaaaataaaataccaaattGTCTTACTTTTTCAACATTTGATCTGGACTAGGCTTGGTGAAGAAATTTGTTTTTTCAAGTTTAATAAGAGGTGGCATCTTGGCGATGCAACCATGTAGATGTAGAATTTTTTTCACCCTTTtcataattcaattatttattatataataaattaaaaataattaaaatattaaaatactattaataacataaaatacattaaatctagcaattaattaaatatgtcagAACAAATAacgtattatattattttaataactctGTCGTATTTTATAGatgaatttatattattataacaattctatcttattttatacataaattGACCATTCAATAACCACttcctctttatttttttatcaaataattaaaaattaataaaaataataataataaaaaatagtaaattgtattaataacatgaaataaaatatattaaattgaagaaaaaatacatcaaattgaagaaaaaatatcccaaatttaaaagattaaactCATATCTTGCATGTACGAGGTTATGCAAGATGAAACGTCTGagtttctaaagttattgtgcacTCACTTATTGAAAATTCATCTATTCGAAGATGAAACATATAAGTGTTTCTGGTTTTCATCTCTCAACTATAGCCTCATACATCCAATTATAGCCTCGTACATGcaatatatgaatttaattttttaaatttgatgtcttttttcttcaatttgatgtattttttttcttctatttaatgtattttgttttatgttattatataatttatttatttataattatttttattaatgtttacTTATTagatccaaaaaaaaatataggaagAAGtagttaacaaaatagaatgaaGTGActaatttatagataaaattgttataataataataatataaatttatctataaaatatacattgttaacataatataatacgtatttatctataaaatttaatttaatttaatttattaatagtattttaaatattttaattatttttaatttattatataataaataatttaattattaaaagagTGAAAAAAATTCTACATCACTACGTGATCGTATCCCTAAGATGCAGCCTCTTACTACATTACAAAAAAATTTTATTCACAAAGTCACAAGTCCACGAAGCGTGTAGGTTgaaaaaataagatttgatattttatttttaggatAGGGTAATTTGAggtaaaactttaaaaattaagatattaatataaaaatggaaagaaaagattgagaaaaaaaataacagttattatagattttagtttttgaaatactaTCGGTTGAAAGATACTACCCTAATTTAGTATACCCCTTTAAATAGACATTGTAGGTATGTGCAGAATGAACCAAAGCACAATGGAGTTACGCTCTAAACAATTGAAAAAAGCAGAAAACAATAGCGACGATGTTATTAGTACTTTACCTGATTCTGTACTGTGTCATATACTCTCCTTCCTTCCAACGAGAACCTCCGTAGCAACGATGAGCCTCGTATCTCGCAGGTGGCGCTACCTCTGGAAACATCTCCAGGTCTTCGATTTCTTCGTCGACTCATCTTGTTACTGTGAACAACCCAATTTTTTCAGAAGTTTTGCCTTTTACGTCTATTCTGTTCTCTCTCTCCGCAAATCCCGCGACATTCTAAAGTTCAATCTCAACTGCCAAGGCATCTCCGATAATGATAATTTTCCCCGAGATTGTATCGACATGTGGCTCCGTGCCGCCATTGGACCCTACCTTCAAGAACTTTCTATCGTAGTTTCAGACTGCTGTGGAGATCAAATCTTAAACCTCCCTTCTTCCCTCTTCGATTGCACCAACCTCGTCTCCCTAaggtttcttttttctttagttttattcatcaaatttttaaataggattTAATTCGTATATAGCATCCATTAATGAAATTCGGTTAAACTCTTGGTCTAAATTATTGGATACGGTTGACTTTTGATAGTAACTAAATAAAGTTATGCTAATAAATGGATTTATTAAAGGGCCTTTGTGGCACTAGTGGTACACAGAAGTCATGGGTGATCATTGGTCCGATGCTTCGAGCGAAACCAATTCCCAGGGTACTGTGTACAGGGCCCGGGTACATATTGAACGCGGCATGCTGATCCGCGATTACTAGCTATTccaatttcatgttcctgagTTGCAGAGAACAATCCGAACTAACGCAATCTTTTGGTTTCTCTGAATTTTGAATATGCAAAGTACTAATATAGAATGTTATGAAAACTCTGCAGTCTTGACGGTGCAATCTGTATCAAAGTTCAAAATTCTTCGGTTCGTTTTCCATCACTGAAGATGTTGGAACTCTCCCATGATGATGTTGTGAATTCAGAAGTAGGTGCCTTTCTCGCATGCTGCCCTGTGCTCGAAACTCTGGATATTGACTATATCTCCAGCTATTCGGCCATAACTCCTGTGCCACCTCGCTCCAACAGATTGAAATTTACCGGCGGGAATTTCTCTTGGACCTACATTGAAATCGGTTGCAGTTGTTACTCTATCACCAACTACCCCAACATCATATTAGGCATCATTGGCAACTTGCAGAGTGCGTCGGAAGCATATTTTGATGTCTTTTTCCTTCATCAAACTGAATTTGGCGACCCGATTGTCGACAAGTTCCTAAATGACCACCTTGATATATATCTACGGTTGTGTCATTCAAAATCAAaggtcaaattttattattatggtttataatttgtatttgtatGTGTATTTTTGTACTAATATTTCCCCTTCACATGTTATTATCGTGCAAAAGCAGTGGCCACTTCATGCCCCTGTTCTAAATTGTCCAGAATTTCATAATTTACATCATCTAAAGTTCATTCTTCCTTGTTTCAACTCAAATCTTCTCATCAGTGTGCTTGAGAAATGCCACATGCTTCAAGTTCTCGTAATTCAGAGTTGTAAGGTTTGTTGATTTCTCAAGTATTATTCAATTAATCTTTGGTCTGTCTATGTATGCACTATGCATGTATTTATCTATCTGTACGCACACAGTTTCATTTTTTGAGTGAGTGATGATGTCCTTTGTTGCTGGTAGGAGGAACCATTACCTTTAAGAACATGGGAGCCGAAGTCTACAACAGTTCCTAAATGTCTCAAATCCCAGTTGAACTACATTCACATAAAAGGATATCAAGGATTTGAAGATGAGCTGACATTTGCTGAATATATTTTGCGGAACGGGCTTGTTTTGAAGACAATGCTTATTTTTGTTGATACATCGATGGACAAAAACAACAAGTACCTTTCTCTCAAAAGATTAGCAGCTGTACCAAAGGGCTCAGTTACATGTCAACTTAAATTTGATGCAGCTGTGTTTCCTTAAAGTGCAAACTCTCACTGTCTATTTTTTGTCTTATTGAATCAAAGTTGATTAAGGTTGGCTTTAGTCCCGAGTTTCTACAATTGGGTGTCCCTTCTATTTTTACATGCATGACACTGTACACAAATGGTCATAGTGAATCAGTGATGCTGGGCGAAAATGCTTTACTTTTGGCACCTCATGTGAagcaaacataaaataaaaattaggcGTAGTAGTAGGTTGCATCCGCGTGATAGAGAGTATTgttgtaaagttattttttatttgataagaagcaaatacaaatgaaaatgaaagacCGAATGAAAATAGTGTTCCACAATTGTAGCCACTACTAATGATTAAGTGCAAAATAAATAGGAAATAATGTTCCACAATTGTAGCAACTACCGGTGACTAAGTGCAAAATAAATAGGATAAGTTGAGTATTGTTGCAAAGTGAATGAAAATAGTGTTCCACAATTGGAGCAACTACTAGTATCCAAGAGTAACTCCAACTATGAACTCAGGGATTCATCATAGCATCTCCAATGGTGAAGGTTCTTTAAATGAGGTCCACAATGCTACATCATCTtgaaataacttatttattttttacttcaatGATGAATGGTAAGCGCAAGTACCGTGATGACACCTTGAcacaactccaacggtgaactcacaaaaaactaaattttacgTTATTACACTCTGGTGGACGAACACATTAACgtaccgttggagatgctcttagATAAGGTCCACCACTAACCGTGATATATATTTCCTGTTATTACACTCTGGTGGACGAACACATTAACGTATATATTTCCTAACAGTACCATGATGACACTttggcacaactccaacggtgaactcacaaaaaactaaattttacgTTATTACACCCTGGCAGATGAATGCAATTATgtaccgttggagatgctctaagAGTATCTGCAACGATAAATTCAACATGAGTTCATTAAATATGGTCTATTATGCCCCATCACCTTGAAACAACccattatttttgaatttcgaaaatactttgaaaaaacaatttatgccaccgaaaatattactcggttgagtcgcggactaggtctcTCTCTTTAAAAAGATAGACTATCAACCACAAAGTCCCTAAGATAAAATAACCCATATATCAGAGTTCTattgcaccgtagaaaaccgttctagaattacaccctcaatatgacaGTCGAATGACTGCCACTTGTAGTATGACACTAAAACCactcgaaagaaaaaaaagaagcgAGTAAGAGAgggggagaaaagagaaaaacctCAAATTTGGAGTGTTTTTCGTGTGTTTTTCCAACTGAAGGGAACCccctatttatagaggaaattcGCACTAAATCAGAGAGAAAAGTGTGATCCATTAGGTCTGATACACTAAACGTACGTTCCAATATTTAGGTTTTGACCATAGCAACGTGCGCTCCAAACTTAGGGTTTTGACCTAGGTTTTTTACCAGACAATAACAGACGTGTGACACCgaagattagggttttgaccaaAGCCAATGCCAAGGCCCAAGGTCGAGCTCGACCCGATCGAGTAGAGTCGGTCGGACAGACGGCAACGGCGCGCGTGCGTGTGTAGTGATGAATTTTGCATGCATTATTCCTCATTTACAAAACTGGCCAtacttttggatgtatttaagACTTTATCTCTTGCTAATCCTTTCATCAAATGATCTGCTAAATTTTCATCActgcgtacatg contains:
- the LOC101500481 gene encoding FBD-associated F-box protein At4g10400-like yields the protein MCRMNQSTMELRSKQLKKAENNSDDVISTLPDSVLCHILSFLPTRTSVATMSLVSRRWRYLWKHLQVFDFFVDSSCYCEQPNFFRSFAFYVYSVLSLRKSRDILKFNLNCQGISDNDNFPRDCIDMWLRAAIGPYLQELSIVVSDCCGDQILNLPSSLFDCTNLVSLSLDGAICIKVQNSSVRFPSLKMLELSHDDVVNSEVGAFLACCPVLETLDIDYISSYSAITPVPPRSNRLKFTGGNFSWTYIEIGCSCYSITNYPNIILGIIGNLQSASEAYFDVFFLHQTEFGDPIVDKFLNDHLDIYLRLCHSKSKWPLHAPVLNCPEFHNLHHLKFILPCFNSNLLISVLEKCHMLQVLVIQSCKEEPLPLRTWEPKSTTVPKCLKSQLNYIHIKGYQGFEDELTFAEYILRNGLVLKTMLIFVDTSMDKNNKYLSLKRLAAVPKGSVTCQLKFDAAVFP